In Epinephelus moara isolate mb chromosome 20, YSFRI_EMoa_1.0, whole genome shotgun sequence, the genomic stretch ATATTAAACAGAACAGACTTTTCCACTTTTAGTTTAGATGTTCTGAAAGACACTGAGCTTTAAAGGGTAAATTTGGtgttttccaacctggaccctgttttcccatgtttttgtgtcctaATGACAAATGGGAAcgatttttgaaactggtccagtattgagcaagagtTCTGCAGGCAACagtggcaaaacaggctgcCATGTAACCACTCGAGGCATGTTAGCATCGTCAGTTTTCATCCTCTGAAAGTGCTTATTTTTGCAGCTCTGAAACCACCATCGTCAGATCcatcagactccatttaaataaacagtaacttTAGGGTGTATAAATCCAGCATATTTTCAGAtctgaattaagggtttatttcaactaaATTAGAGTTGgtcattgttgaaacagtggaaCACGAATCAAGACAATTTTCATATGTTGTCAgtgacttaaaataataatctgagcctgtcattggcaaaaacaagcacttgtaTTGtgtgtaaattgatggtgcgaACACTCCCTGAGTGGTAACATTGCAGCATATTTCGCTGCTGCCATCTGCAGCCCTCatgctcagtactggaccaatttcaagtGTTGTTCTCATTAGTCAATTGGACAAAAAACTATGGGAAAATAGGTTCCAGGTTGAAAATGATGAGTTACCCTCTAAGAAGCCTGACTCTTGTTTGGTCACAGACATTTGGCAGAATTTGGAATTAGTACCACATGAAATATAATTTGAAGTTGCATGTCAGTGTCTGCATGtacacgtcacacacacacagcaaatagACACCATCCACAAACAAACCTCTGGTTACCATACCATACCTTTGCTTTGATGTTTCTAAACCAAATGTTGTCACTTTCTGCATGTTATGTCCATGGCccaggaaagttcaatcaataccTGAGagcatgagctactctctcaaaGCCgtaaaccagagaagtaagtctcaaacttatGATGTCATAGGATATAAAGTCTGGGCTACTCCATAGACAATAATGGGAGCCTCGTTTTATGGACCCACCAATGGGTTGTTTCCTTTTTATACctaaatgaaacagaaaatgtacacgTGTGCTCAGAACGTTTCCttggctgctctcagtgtcatctataacatcttcCCCAATtcactgtctgtggagcagtgtcagactttataccctatggcatcacaaatttgagttatAGCTCCCTAGTTTTtaggatttgggagagagttgctCATGTTTACTGATACTTTTGGACTGTCTTAAACCAtgggaataacatgtatgactttttaaaataggtacagttcccctttaagtctGAATTCCATTTTTATTAATTGAGTGGGAGTGATTATTGTTTCTCTGCATTTAAGACAGTTTGttcattattttgttgtgttcaaGTGCTAAATATGTTGGGGTTTTTCTTTATTCAGACTATTGTTGCTATCAACAAGGACCCAGAGGCTCCCATTTTCCAGGTTGCTGACTATGGCTTGGTCGCTGATCTTTTCAAGGTAAGTATCTGGGATTGATATTCCTGCAAACAACCAAGCAGCGAGTCAAAAACACCACTCATGCACCTTCTTCATATGTTCTGAGAGCCCGGAGTCCAGAGTGACAGTCAGAGTATAACATTTGCTTTCTCACTGATAAATTTTGCACGATGCCTTATTCCACCTAATGGAAATGTGCAACTGTTGAATTATTAAGTCCTTGAATTAATCAGAGGAGAGTTGTGGCGGAGCTTGCCATGAAGAGAGAAACACATTAGCACCGTAGAAGGTAGAAAAAGTGATCAATAGTTACTTAAAAGGTGGCTTCAGTTTGTGTTCAGCTTCTACTTGCCAGGGTTCTTTCACGCATAGTTGCTTTCTTGTATCTAGCTGGTACTTGAGGATAGCAAGCCAGGAGTGTTGGCACGACTCACAGTGGGGTCCAGTGCTGCTTGTGAAAGGCTAGTAGGTTATATTTTCATGTGTGTCCTGTTGGTCATGTTTTATTTAGCCCCCCAGAGTGCATGAGCAGCACAGGTGTCCCGACAAACTCTGTAGGAGTGATTAGTAATAATAGCTAGTGGCAGTAGAGTTGTGACCTACTGGGTGAGATCGGCTTACATGTGATCACTCCTCAGATAGCTGATTAAAATGGATGGGCTTTCTACTTTTCCCCCTCAAATGGACAATTGATACCCTGGACCAACTCGGGGAGTGTCTGATGATTCAGTTCTGAAGTTGCTCATCTCACAAGGAGAGGCATTTGAATAATTTTGTACTCATATTTACCATAAAATGCTTTTTGAATTTGTCTTCTTAAAAACTACACAGCTGGCATTATCAGCATGTTAATTTATGGGCCAGATGCCTCCCCTTAAGAATCTTGCTCTGCATTTGTCAACCttgcaaacacagtgatgaATGTTTGCAGCCTGCTGCGGTCTTGATAAATCTCAGACAAAAGTCAGCGTGCTCATTTAAACCGTTAAGCACCAGCATGCACAATGCATTGTTTAATAAACTCATAAATCTTGTTTTATGGAATATGCTGGGAATAATATTGACAGGTGTAGGAAAACATTTATCCCCACAAGTAAAGCCTGGGAATATTTCAGGTGGTCTCAGCAGTTATTAAGAGGAAGAGAATTTTTTCTAAATGCCCAAAATATGTCCACAGTGTATTCAAGTTTAGTTTAAGAGTGATTAATTTTAAAAGACACGGGAGCATTTACAATCATGTAGTTTCAGGACTGCAGCAAATGCCTGCTGTAAATACACTTTAAGGAATACTTGTGAAGGAAACTTTGTCTTCATGCCTTCATGGTGaataaagaatccaaaaacggagaaaattcTGGATGAATGAACAGCAGCactatatcaaaatatccaTTTACAAGCTTGTGCAGTGTactccaagtctcatttatccaatcATATGCTCATTACTTGCTAAACAGCTCTTTAAAAAGTGAAACTaatctatgctctctttaaagccagactccattgacaaaaacagtaattttacctctctgaacacaggagctgctggtctaccactgcctcagtctgtagtttgtttgtgtttttgtgcggCTTTACTGAATCCAAATCAaccttttaaaacaccaaagtttttgtcaatggagtctggctgtgaagagaaCATAGACGAGTTtcaatttcagttcagttccctgttggaaagggctgcctgtttgggaagtactgagcatacgactggataaatgagagaGGTGGTGAGTaagttgttaaatgtggaccccttttacttcaattcatcgaAAATTCTCTCATATTTTGGATTCCTCATTCACTGGAGACGTGCAAGAAAAAGTTTCCTTCACTAATTTAATGTAACACGGGGCGAGTAATTGTTATACAAATCATTTtggagggtgaagtattccttttcCAAAATATTCTGAGAGTTGGGTCCTGCTATAATGTTAGTGTTACATGCTGGTAGAATATTGTATTAACTTCACTGTTTTCTCTTCAGGCTGTTCCTGAGATGACTGACGCACTGGGCAAGTGAGGAGAGAAACAAAGTCCCCGCAAACCTCCACCGCACGGCCAGAACCTGCAGTAGGAACACTACAGAGAGTGACCACAGGCACCCATAGCCACTGCCTTAAATTTATAAAGCTGTGAGTGTTTGCGAGCAGAAATAATTCATCATCAACATCTTCTCTTTGactggaaacagaaaaagaaatatcaATCTAGAAATAATTGCCAGTTTTTataaatactgtacatgtattaaatataaatgagtAAGCTTGTACTTACCTGGGGGTGGTGTTTTATGCCTTTAGTAGTACCTGTGTTGtaattgtatttaattttatgaTACAGCAGAGAAGATTTTTGAAAACGCTTGACTTGCCTCTCGACCTTGGACGTAGTTGACTGTAAGATGTAGCTCTTCATGCCTTCTTAGAGGATGTGTAGTCACTGAGATGCTCTTGGAAGATGGTGTAATAAATTGAAAACTAATAACTTGCCATGTTTTCTCTTTATTGATTCATTTTGCAGTACCCTCTCTCCATGATCACGATAGAAAATGCCTGTTGACAGTACAATAAACAGGGTTAGTTTCGATATTTAAGAGGCAAATCTTCAAGGTTCATGCTATGATTTTCTTTGTCGACATTTTAACTAGCTCAGCTTCAAGTCCCTCGCTGTTTTTGGCTGTGATAAACCCAGTCTGAAATATTTACACAGCTCCCaaatattaaaatcataaaaaggTAATATTTTGGACCTGAATGATATCAAATCTATCATGTGCAGgtagctttttttaaaatgaatttgatGCATGTGGGACATGCTGTCATTTGCAAAATCTCAGTAAACACTGACTCAGCTGGGTTTGGTCAGATTCCAGTCATGGCACCTGGATAAAAACTCTTTGAGTCACTTGAATCATCCATCAGTCAAAAGTTTCCCACACTCTTCCCTCTCATAGACTTTAGATAAAAATGTTAACATTGCTAATATAGAAAGACAAAGATTAGAAAGAAGTCGAGACTGATCCAATGTACCCTGCAGCAGTCCTGTCAAAGAGGACTGTTCTTTGTGAGTTTGGAGACACTGGACTGACTATCAAAACAGCTGATACACCTGCACTTGGGATTAAGTCATGCCTTGTAGCTTGCAGGAAGTGATTCACAGTTTGTGGCCCTCCAATACGTCATCTCATCTGTCCAGCGTCTCCAATTCCTACAAAGTGTATCAGAGGAACTAAGCCCTCAGCACCATCCCCTTGAACCACAACTTAACATATCAAAagccagactttttttttctgcacagaCCAGATGTCTGAAAattttgggctcgagccctgtTGCTGGTTTCTTTTGGTAAAATTTTTCATAAaactcaaaaaatgtttttgtgagtgTCAATTCCTGATAAGTGGTGCCTGATAACATCTTTGCCTCCTCCAGTCTTTCATGCCCTCTTGTTTTTGTGCTGCTCTGGCAAGTTCATCCTCTCAGTCCCAACAGTACAAAGAGGATGACAGACATACTGTTCATGTGCCAGTGACTCCCATCAACACTGGAGTTTAGTAGAGCGTTCATTTTTGCGGTTGTTCCACATGTCAGGCGGAGTCCTATGTCTCTGACAGACGGCTGACAGGGGCGTCTACTGGCTCCATCATCCTGTACTTCTCCTCTAGGAGAGGCTCGTTGCCCTGAagatggatgagaggcttggAGTGCAGCCCGACTCTGCTCTCCTGGTTCCTCTTGTTGTAGATGTTGACCCTGTGCTCCAGCTCGGGGCTGGTTTTGGTGGAACCTGCCGGGCTGGGGGGTTTAAGGTTGACGGGGTCCAGGCCCTTTTGGGTGAGACAGGCGTTCTCGGACAAAGAGGAGAGCAGTTCCTGCATCACAGCGCTGGGACTCCCTCGCGGCTGAGTGCCCAGGGCGAGAGGGCTGCTGTAGGGCGGAGGGTAGCAGCGTTGGTCGCTGTAATCTGTGGAGGTGGAGGCCTCCCGCACCGTGGAGCTGCAGTCCGTGGTGGAGCCCAGCGTGTGGCTGCTGATGCTGTGCTGGCGAGCGCTGAAGCTGCTGCGGGACACTGTGGTGGTGGAGGCTTCGCTGACGGAGCTGCCGGTGCGCTGCAAGCGGCTGGACGGCACTGCGTCGGCACTCACCAAAGAGGAGGGAAGCTGGCTGGGGTTGTTAGGCAGGTGCACGTCTATGGCTGCTGTGGTGATGACACGTGCAGGGTCTGGGATCCCCATGTCTACAAGAACAACACATAATGCACAGGACCTTGAGATGTGGTGGTGCTACATGGGGTGTAGAAAAGAGTGAAGCAGGATCATGTTGACACTCACCGCTGCTTGGCTCACTGTAGTACTGGCTGATGTAGTTGTTCATGTCATCTTGACCATGGTGATCTGAAGAGGAAAGAAACAGCCACTTAATGTAATTAGTCTTGAATTTAGAAGTTAATTAAATGTAGTGTTTCGCAGTCCAATGTATGAACAgaaactttttaaattattcagAATCCATGCAACTTGGTTATGACTAGAAAGTGGCAACACTACCCTAAGTcctttaattttgtatttatttaataaatgatTTCTAACACAATATACTGTGGTTGCAAGCGGATAACTTCTCCTGTGGGCACCCATAATAGAGGCTGATGTACAAACAAATGATAATCTAGTATAACAAGAttgtaataatataaaatatgtcttCATATGAAAAATTAAACACTTGTCATGTGTTCATATACTGCTTACAAATGCTAAATTGGGGgacttaaaggttcagtgtgtaggatttagggagatatgttggcagaaatggaatatactATAAGTATGTTGTCTTTAatttataatcacctaaaaataaaaaatgttgtgctttcattaccttagaatgagatgtttatatctacatagggagcaagAGCTCATCTATAGAGATGAGATCCTGCCATTttgcatcgccatgtttctacaatagcccagaatggacaaaccaaacactggctctagataggaccacTTGAGTTTTTTGCATTGTAGCTAAGAGCCCCTCCACGACGAGCAGTGTCCGAATAACACAGATCTGccatattcagtgtttttaccagtttaaatcacctgttctgtttgttttgaagaggaagggacctctgtggatgatgcactcctgaacattaaaaaaaaggtgagcacatattagcaTGTGCTAGGCTAACAGCCCTCctacatgccaaacagtgtaggAGAATCACTGATTtattatgtgaaactgctttattgagtGTTCTTagtggttttaatcaccaggtgCAGTTGTTTTTAGAACGaaagacctctgcggataattcggttcctggtaaaaaacctcccaaacaattaacactgaaggaattctaatggggaaaagtttcagctggttgtaattctcattgctagatgccactaaatcttccTGAATCTTTAATACTGTACCTTAAAGCTAAAAGTGTTACCTAGAAAACTCTCGGTACCAAAATATATGAATGCAACAAATTATGATTCATTTTTAGTTaacattctgtttgtttttagttgatttaatcaataaaatgtaaaacagttGTGGAAAATGCCAAAACAAACACGTTTCCAGAGCCCTAAGGTgatgtcttaaaaaaaatattcattttacaaCCATACAAAGCAGAAAATCTTCACATTACAGAAGGTgaaatgaggaaatgttttcctctttttcttgaTAAATAATGTAAACAACCAATCAATCACTGATATTGTCATTTTCTATTAATGGATAAGTCGCCAAATTTGTTTAAGCATTGATAAGCAACCCTTGGTGTGGATGATGTTCACAGATCCTAAATCAGTACAAGTGTTTCTCTAAAGTGCTATCCAAGGTCCCAAAGGACTGAGGGATGGCtcatattcattcatgttttggtttaacatATTCATTTTATGGACGTCCCAAGAGGCCTGCTCATTGTTCAGCCTGGACTGCGACAGCGACCATCCCCGGATGATCAATACCACATGAGTATATGAGGAGCAGCTCCAGTTAAAAGGATGTCTGactagaaacactgcagctcagaTGTATGGCAGGTCGTGCTATGATTTATAGCTTTGATAAAGCAAAAGCCTCAGTGTTTTGAGGCCTGACATCACCTGCACAGACGGTGCTTTGTTGCTTTAAGTTGTGTAAGTTATGACCTGTCACTGTATGAAAGCTTTATAGTCCATCTAGGTGTGGCACCAGAATTCTGATGTGGATTGTGAGATGAATGTTTTTGAGAAGAGGACACCAACTATTAATACACTGTCCTACCCTCCAGCATGGAGCTACAGAGCCAGCGGTTGTTTACTATTTACAGAAGCGTCTGTTGCAGGGATGCGctgtgctatttttttttttacttacctTTTTTCATACTTTCAATTAGGTCTCTGAAACTAGAGTagcctacaaatgtttcacacacTGTTAATATTGTGTTAGTTCAACAGATCAGTCAGTTCCCACACCTCAAACATCCGATTCAAGGTCTTTTCAAGGACTTTCCAGGCCCAGCTCTCAACACAGCATGAGACATGAATCAAGGTTAATTACAGTTACAACACTGGGAATTTATATAAAGAGAACAGACACCAATAAAAAAGAGGGGCTTGAATGTATAAATACATCACTGTGCTGCGTAGGCGATGGTAGTTGGcgtgacacatgcacacagtggtATGTAgcttatttacttattttactaAGTTAGTTTTCCCCTCAAATTCATAAACTTTAAATGCTTTAAAAGACCCGTGGGAACCCTTTGCTGCTTAGGACGAGGAAACATTCCTCATTTAATATTCCAAACATGCCCAAAAGTTTTAAACCTGCAACCTTCCAACATGAGCCAGCTTTCTGCCTCCACATTGTGTGGACATGATGGACCATAGCAAGCACAGCCTGGATCCCCCTCCCTGCGTGTCCACAGAGGTTTTTGATAGCCTGTAATACAATGAAGTTGGGCGTTCCAGACGGTTACCTGCAGGCCCCCCGGGCTCTCTGGCTTTGGCTGGCCCGTGATGCTCGGAGGCCCCAGGGGCCAGTCCGTCCACCTCCTGGAAACTGCTGCTCTGTTTACCCCACATATGGTGGATCTGCATGGCTGCTTCACGCTCTGCTACCAGATCAAGGTCCTGCTGGGCCAGGTGGGCCCTCAGCTGCCTGATTTCAAACTGAAAGGAAAGAGAAATGGTAAAACTGGAGAAAATTCCTTTAGTTATTTaaggtaaaaacatttttttaagactGCTGCTGGCTAATATTCTAAATGTTATAATATTCAACTTATGTCCAAGCATTTTATTAGCTTGTTATATTGCTGCATTGCTTGCATCATGGTTAACCCGTACAGATACAGAACAGTAAGCTAAAACTACACATTTCCAACCTCTCTAACATTTGGACATACAGTATACCCTCTTCTACTCCTCTGGGCCGACATCTGAGAAACACAGAGCACTCTGGATGCACTCGCAGTTACACTTATAAAGTTTGACTTATTCTTCAGCTCGGTAAAATGACTTAAAACCAATATTAGAAATGTCATTATTAAATTGTGAAGTAGTCAATTAGATAATGCACAGTGCTGGCTATCTGATATCCACAAGACTTCTGTAGAAGTAGTTTTGTAGGCATCTTTTATGCCTTcttaagtttcattttctttctggcaTAGCACtttgctgccctctgctggttaCATGCAGCTATAACTCACAGACTGTAAGTAGGTAAGAGATATGGGAGAGATAAGAGGACATACCGCCTGTTCCTGGCAGATCTGGGTGAGACGGTCAAGCTGTTCCTCCCTCACCGCCTTGGCCTTCTCGTACTGCTGGATCTCCAGCTCCATCTCCACCTTCACTTGCAGCACATAGGCTAAAACAGGCAGGCATATTTTAGTCAGTTTTCCCACAATCTTAATTTGTACTATATGCTACATTGGTTTAAATTACCCCTCCAAAAGTGGATCTTCTAGACACTGTATTACTGCACACACTGTTtctaaatataaaatgtgaacACTGCTTTCTTTAAATGTAAGCCTGCATATTGTCCATATTCACCGGGGCATGACAAAGGATGTCAACCAACATACTCTGCACAAGGTGGACAAAATAACCGCAAAATGGATGCTGCAAACAATGCTACCGTCATGTTCGTTTTTTTCTTGAGGGTGTGTCAGAAAAGGTGCTCAATTCATGGTGAGCTTTTGAGCAATAGTTTGTGGTGGTTATATATTGTGTTAT encodes the following:
- the tmem266 gene encoding transmembrane protein 266 — protein: MSNPQAPPQAGASELEVISQQVEEDNQCVAPVQLVSFAYRDLPLAALDISLAGSQLISNPDEEDNREGSNWLKPCCGRRAALWQVCLLSAGFNCFLVACVILVVLLLTLELLIDTKLLQFNNAFQFASIIHWISLAILSVFFTETVFRIVVLGIWDYIENKVEVFDGAVIVLSLAPMVASTVANGPSSPWDAIGLIITLRIWRVKRIIDAYVLQVKVEMELEIQQYEKAKAVREEQLDRLTQICQEQAFEIRQLRAHLAQQDLDLVAEREAAMQIHHMWGKQSSSFQEVDGLAPGASEHHGPAKAREPGGPADHHGQDDMNNYISQYYSEPSSDMGIPDPARVITTAAIDVHLPNNPSQLPSSLVSADAVPSSRLQRTGSSVSEASTTTVSRSSFSARQHSISSHTLGSTTDCSSTVREASTSTDYSDQRCYPPPYSSPLALGTQPRGSPSAVMQELLSSLSENACLTQKGLDPVNLKPPSPAGSTKTSPELEHRVNIYNKRNQESRVGLHSKPLIHLQGNEPLLEEKYRMMEPVDAPVSRLSET